In a single window of the Sediminicoccus sp. KRV36 genome:
- a CDS encoding GNAT family N-acetyltransferase, translating to MKVETVTGPALLPHVSALARLRGAVFAEWPYLYQSPPGEEERYLRHYIEGEGAAIILARDGVEIVGAATCQPMAATHGPVRACFEAAGRNPTDYAYFGESVLLPAYRGQGIGVAFFAAREAHAASLGLPCSTFCAVVRNVNDPRRPASYTPLDGFWGKRGYTHHPELSCVFDWTEIGDGKPSPHALSFWIKQLGRDRPGALPPGHPSQAPT from the coding sequence ATGAAGGTCGAGACCGTCACTGGCCCCGCGCTGCTGCCGCATGTCTCAGCCCTCGCTCGGCTGCGCGGCGCGGTTTTCGCCGAATGGCCCTACCTCTATCAAAGCCCGCCCGGCGAGGAGGAGCGTTACCTCCGGCACTATATCGAGGGCGAAGGGGCGGCCATCATCCTGGCGCGCGACGGCGTGGAGATCGTGGGGGCCGCCACCTGCCAGCCCATGGCCGCGACGCACGGCCCGGTGCGCGCCTGCTTCGAGGCCGCCGGCCGTAACCCCACGGACTACGCCTATTTCGGCGAATCCGTGCTGCTGCCGGCCTATCGCGGCCAGGGCATCGGCGTCGCCTTTTTCGCGGCGCGGGAGGCGCATGCGGCGAGCCTCGGCCTACCCTGCTCCACCTTCTGCGCCGTGGTCCGCAACGTGAATGATCCACGCCGCCCGGCCAGCTACACGCCGCTCGATGGCTTCTGGGGCAAGCGCGGCTACACGCATCATCCGGAACTCTCCTGCGTCTTCGACTGGACCGAGATCGGCGACGGCAAGCCTTCGCCGCATGCGCTCTCCTTCTGGATCAAGCAGCTCGGCCGCGATCGCCCCGGCGCCCTTCCGCCGGGGCATCCATCGCAGGCCCCGACATGA
- a CDS encoding GTP-binding protein, protein MSQTPVTLLTGFLGAGKTTLLNRLLREPEMAGTAVLINEFGEIGLDHLLVERLDEDAVLLAAGCLCCTIRGDLSRALRDLAQRPQPIARVVIETTGLADPAPILQTLMSDPLLLRDYRLDGVVTLVDAVHGMATLDDQPEALRQAAVADRIVITKSDLADPAPLRARLAALNPMAPILVGEVSAAQLIHSGPFSSDGKLPQITDWIAASSHHHHHHQHDVNRHDARIRALCLRFEAPLPWEGLASYLEMMAMTQGSHMLRMKAVLNLQGQRGPVVMHGVQHSFHPPRMLESWPAGDDRSSRLVFILRDLDPRVVEDGLRAFLDAAA, encoded by the coding sequence ATGAGCCAGACGCCCGTCACGCTGCTCACCGGCTTTCTCGGCGCCGGCAAGACCACCCTGCTGAACCGCCTGCTGCGCGAGCCCGAAATGGCCGGCACCGCCGTGCTGATCAATGAATTCGGCGAGATCGGCCTCGATCACCTGCTGGTGGAGCGGCTGGATGAGGATGCGGTGCTGCTCGCCGCCGGCTGCCTGTGCTGCACCATCCGGGGCGATCTCTCCCGCGCCCTCAGGGATCTGGCGCAACGCCCGCAGCCCATCGCGCGCGTGGTGATCGAAACCACGGGCCTGGCCGACCCCGCCCCCATCCTGCAAACCCTGATGAGCGACCCGCTGCTGCTGCGCGACTACCGGCTGGATGGCGTGGTGACGCTGGTGGATGCCGTGCATGGCATGGCCACCCTGGATGACCAGCCCGAGGCGCTACGCCAGGCGGCCGTGGCGGACCGTATCGTCATCACGAAAAGCGACCTCGCGGACCCCGCACCGCTGCGCGCGCGGCTGGCGGCGCTCAACCCGATGGCGCCCATCCTGGTCGGCGAGGTTTCGGCCGCCCAACTCATCCATTCCGGCCCCTTTTCCAGCGACGGCAAGCTGCCGCAGATCACCGACTGGATCGCCGCCAGCAGCCATCACCACCACCATCACCAGCACGACGTAAACCGCCATGATGCCCGCATCCGCGCCCTTTGCCTGCGCTTCGAGGCACCACTCCCCTGGGAGGGGCTGGCCAGCTACCTGGAAATGATGGCGATGACGCAGGGCAGCCACATGCTGCGCATGAAGGCCGTGCTGAACCTGCAAGGCCAGCGCGGCCCGGTGGTGATGCATGGCGTGCAGCACAGCTTCCACCCGCCCCGCATGCTGGAATCCTGGCCCGCGGGGGATGACCGATCGAGCCGCCTCGTCTTCATCCTGCGGGACCTGGATCCGCGTGTGGTGGAAGATGGACTGCGCGCCTTCCTGGACGCCGCCGCATGA
- the hisI gene encoding phosphoribosyl-AMP cyclohydrolase — protein MIPDEAARARIIAAVRFDARGLVPAIAQQHDTGEVLMMAWMNAESLSETLATGRACYFSRSRGGLWRKGESSGQAQAVMDLRLDCDGDTLLLLVDQTGVACHTGRRNCFYFAPRAGELVEIAQPLVSPESLYGA, from the coding sequence ATGATCCCGGATGAAGCGGCGCGCGCCCGCATCATCGCGGCCGTGCGCTTTGATGCGCGCGGCCTGGTTCCCGCCATCGCGCAGCAGCATGACACGGGCGAGGTGCTGATGATGGCCTGGATGAACGCCGAATCGCTCAGCGAAACTCTCGCCACCGGCCGCGCCTGCTATTTCAGCCGCAGCCGGGGCGGGCTCTGGCGCAAGGGCGAAAGCTCGGGCCAGGCGCAGGCCGTCATGGATCTGCGGCTGGATTGCGATGGCGATACGCTGCTGCTGCTGGTGGACCAGACCGGCGTCGCCTGCCACACCGGGCGGCGCAACTGCTTCTATTTCGCGCCCCGCGCGGGAGAATTGGTGGAAATCGCCCAGCCCCTGGTCAGCCCCGAAAGCCTCTACGGCGCATGA
- a CDS encoding carbon-nitrogen hydrolase family protein, with amino-acid sequence MMRLATLAWPVEPTPDVAAYAAKLDHWAAEAKRAGADLLHMPEYACVELGAALAGGAPDAATELRAMVDQAGPILAAMREAARRHALWLQPGTLPMRDGARIVNRAPLIAPDGSLAFQEKRQMTRFEDERWGISPGAPPSVFQTPWGLIGIAICYDAEFPKLVRAQVEAGAWLILVPTCTDTLHGFHRVRIGAAARAMENQCFVALAPTVGGFAASVALDENHGAASVFGPVDRGFAEDGVVAAAALDAPGLLITDLDPARLEAVRADGAVRNHHDWPRAPIPRPLPAAFA; translated from the coding sequence ATGATGCGCCTCGCCACCCTCGCCTGGCCGGTGGAACCCACGCCGGATGTGGCGGCCTATGCCGCGAAGCTCGACCACTGGGCCGCTGAGGCGAAGCGCGCCGGCGCGGATCTGCTGCACATGCCCGAATATGCCTGCGTGGAACTGGGGGCCGCACTCGCCGGCGGCGCGCCGGATGCCGCGACTGAGCTGCGCGCCATGGTGGATCAGGCCGGGCCCATCCTGGCGGCGATGCGCGAAGCCGCCCGCCGCCACGCCCTCTGGCTGCAACCCGGCACGCTTCCCATGCGGGATGGCGCGCGCATCGTGAATCGCGCGCCGCTGATTGCGCCGGATGGCAGCCTCGCCTTCCAGGAGAAGCGCCAGATGACGCGCTTTGAGGATGAGCGCTGGGGCATCTCGCCGGGTGCGCCGCCCAGCGTGTTCCAGACGCCCTGGGGCCTGATCGGCATCGCCATCTGCTATGACGCGGAATTCCCCAAGCTGGTGCGCGCCCAGGTGGAAGCCGGCGCCTGGCTGATCCTGGTGCCGACCTGCACGGACACACTCCATGGCTTCCACCGCGTGCGCATCGGCGCCGCCGCCCGCGCCATGGAAAACCAGTGCTTCGTGGCCCTCGCCCCCACCGTGGGCGGCTTTGCGGCCTCGGTCGCACTCGATGAAAATCACGGCGCCGCCAGCGTGTTCGGCCCGGTGGATCGCGGCTTCGCCGAGGATGGCGTGGTGGCCGCCGCCGCCCTCGACGCACCCGGCCTGCTGATCACCGATCTCGATCCCGCGCGGCTGGAGGCCGTGCGCGCCGATGGCGCCGTGCGCAACCACCACGACTGGCCACGCGCGCCCATCCCCCGCCCCCTGCCGGCGGCCTTCGCATGA
- a CDS encoding Fur family transcriptional regulator, protein MDMEATLDRAAGQCAARGAQLTPLRRQVLRLVLAAEQPMGAYALLDRLREERGVAAPPTVYRALDFLLEQGLIHKLERLNAFLPCVEAGHAHAGHDHQHQFLICGTCGATTELTDHAVAHALEAAAARAGFKPGRMTVEVEGVCARCSQPAGA, encoded by the coding sequence ATGGATATGGAAGCGACGCTGGACCGTGCGGCCGGGCAATGCGCGGCGCGCGGCGCCCAACTCACCCCGCTCCGGCGCCAGGTGCTGCGCCTGGTGCTGGCGGCCGAGCAGCCGATGGGCGCCTATGCCCTGCTGGACCGCCTGCGCGAGGAGCGCGGGGTGGCTGCCCCGCCCACCGTCTATCGCGCGCTGGATTTCCTGCTGGAGCAGGGCCTGATCCACAAGCTGGAGCGGCTGAACGCCTTCCTGCCCTGTGTGGAGGCCGGGCACGCCCATGCCGGGCATGACCACCAGCATCAATTCCTGATCTGCGGCACCTGTGGCGCCACGACGGAACTGACCGACCACGCCGTGGCCCATGCGCTGGAGGCAGCGGCTGCGCGCGCCGGCTTCAAGCCGGGGCGGATGACGGTGGAGGTGGAGGGCGTCTGCGCGCGCTGCTCTCAGCCTGCCGGCGCCTGA
- the lpxB gene encoding lipid-A-disaccharide synthase, which yields MLRMMLYLAAGEASGDILGARLIAALRARDSSLEFAGIGGERMAEQGFASLFDIRQLALMGVAEVLPSLFRLKQRMEEAVADITARRPRLIITIDSPGFTLRLAARVKHLGIPVIHYVAPQVWAWRPGRVKKIAQCVDRILALLPFEAPIFEAAGIPVDFVGHPILESEAAHGVAEHAPGDGRRLIIMPGSRRGEVSRLLPIFAETLKRLPGDLHPIIGLAGTVEEMVRARTAEWGRPVSLVRSPQDKADAFAAARAGLIKSGTSSLEAAVAGLPHVIGYTFNPISNAIIRQLHLVKYASLVNLLLDEPLVPEFLLHQCRPEGLAAALRRLIEDDEAVARQREGFTRALARLHPEHGLPSEAAADAVLRQL from the coding sequence ATGCTCCGCATGATGCTCTACCTCGCCGCCGGCGAAGCCTCGGGCGATATCCTGGGAGCGCGGTTGATCGCGGCCCTGCGCGCGCGCGACTCCAGCCTGGAATTCGCCGGCATCGGCGGCGAGCGCATGGCCGAGCAGGGCTTCGCCTCGCTGTTCGACATCAGGCAATTGGCGCTGATGGGTGTGGCGGAGGTGCTGCCCAGCCTGTTTCGCCTCAAGCAGCGCATGGAGGAAGCGGTGGCCGACATCACTGCCCGCCGCCCGCGCCTGATCATCACGATTGACAGCCCCGGCTTCACCTTGCGCCTCGCCGCGCGGGTGAAGCATCTGGGCATTCCCGTCATCCATTACGTCGCCCCCCAGGTCTGGGCCTGGCGGCCGGGGCGGGTGAAGAAGATCGCGCAGTGCGTGGACCGCATCCTCGCCTTGCTGCCCTTCGAGGCGCCGATCTTCGAAGCCGCCGGCATTCCCGTGGATTTCGTCGGCCACCCCATCCTGGAGAGTGAGGCCGCGCATGGCGTGGCCGAGCATGCGCCCGGTGATGGCCGCCGCCTCATCATCATGCCCGGCAGCCGGCGCGGCGAGGTTTCGCGCCTGCTGCCCATCTTCGCCGAGACGCTGAAGCGCCTGCCCGGCGATCTCCATCCCATCATCGGCCTGGCCGGCACGGTGGAGGAGATGGTCCGCGCACGCACTGCCGAATGGGGACGCCCTGTCAGCCTGGTGCGCAGCCCGCAGGACAAGGCAGATGCCTTCGCCGCGGCACGGGCGGGGCTGATCAAATCGGGCACCTCCTCGCTGGAAGCCGCCGTGGCCGGGCTGCCGCATGTGATCGGCTACACCTTCAACCCGATCTCCAACGCCATCATCCGGCAGTTGCATCTGGTGAAATATGCGAGCCTCGTGAACCTGCTGCTGGATGAACCGCTGGTGCCCGAATTCCTGCTGCACCAATGCAGGCCCGAAGGGCTTGCGGCCGCGCTGCGCCGCCTGATCGAGGATGACGAAGCGGTGGCGCGCCAGCGCGAGGGCTTCACCCGCGCGCTGGCGCGGCTGCACCCCGAACATGGCCTGCCCAGCGAAGCCGCGGCCGATGCCGTGCTGCGGCAGCTGTGA
- a CDS encoding ABC transporter ATP-binding protein: MLELRGITRRFKIGPTERTVLHGIDLDLAGGELVSLMGGSGSGKTTFMNIVGLLDRPSSGSYRIRGENVLAAQADAQSLMRNKMIGFVFQQFFLMPRLNAWRNVALPLMYRGTPEGEARRRAEAMLERVGLGQHLNHVPNMLSGGQKQRVAIARALVGEPAVLLADEPTGALDPIVSREIMGLFEEMNRDLGVLVLIITHDPGVAARCRRRLMLTQGHLADQTVLA; this comes from the coding sequence ATGCTTGAGCTACGCGGCATCACCAGGCGATTCAAGATCGGCCCCACCGAGCGCACGGTGCTGCACGGCATTGACCTCGACCTCGCCGGGGGCGAGCTGGTGTCGCTGATGGGGGGCTCTGGCTCGGGCAAGACCACCTTCATGAACATCGTCGGGCTGCTGGACCGGCCCAGTTCGGGCAGTTATCGCATCCGGGGCGAGAATGTGCTGGCCGCCCAGGCGGATGCGCAATCGCTGATGCGCAACAAGATGATCGGCTTCGTCTTCCAGCAATTCTTCCTGATGCCGCGCCTCAATGCCTGGCGCAACGTCGCACTCCCGCTGATGTATCGCGGCACGCCGGAGGGCGAGGCCCGCCGCCGCGCCGAAGCCATGCTGGAGCGCGTGGGGCTGGGCCAGCATCTCAACCATGTGCCCAACATGCTCTCGGGCGGGCAGAAGCAGCGCGTGGCCATCGCCCGCGCCCTGGTGGGCGAGCCCGCGGTGCTGCTGGCCGATGAGCCGACCGGCGCGCTGGACCCCATCGTCAGCCGCGAGATCATGGGCCTGTTTGAGGAGATGAACCGTGATCTGGGCGTGCTGGTGCTGATCATCACGCATGATCCGGGGGTTGCCGCGCGCTGCCGGCGCCGGCTGATGCTGACGCAGGGCCATCTGGCCGACCAGACGGTGCTGGCATGA
- a CDS encoding cupin domain-containing protein — protein sequence MTPTEFEAALLRDGFSAETRAIEPDRVTPEHSHPFDVRALVLEGEITLSSAGGSRTYRPGEVFTMAAGCPHAEAVGPTGVRNLVGRRHQAPAG from the coding sequence ATGACGCCGACCGAATTCGAAGCCGCCCTGCTGCGCGATGGTTTCAGCGCCGAAACCCGCGCGATCGAGCCTGACCGCGTCACACCCGAGCACAGCCACCCGTTTGACGTCCGCGCCCTGGTGCTGGAGGGCGAGATCACCCTCTCCAGTGCCGGGGGCAGCCGCACCTACCGCCCGGGCGAGGTCTTCACCATGGCGGCCGGCTGCCCGCATGCCGAGGCGGTGGGGCCAACTGGCGTGCGCAACCTGGTGGGCCGGCGGCATCAGGCGCCGGCAGGCTGA